The sequence below is a genomic window from Microbulbifer hydrolyticus.
GGACAGCATCAGTGCCTGCTGTTGTTCGTCGAGGATCAGCCCCTCATCCCCAACGGCAAGCTGGTCGGGGGCATGGTAGGCAAAAAGCGGCGCGCTGCTCTCGCTGTCGCGGCTTTCAATAAAGCCGGGGCCCACGGTGACCTGGTGATGAAGGTCGAGAGAGCAGTGGGTACCGTTCCCCGACTCGAGGTTGAGGGATTCGCCGTGTGCCGCCGAGGTCGTCATTACTGCGAGAGCGATGGGGATTAAGGATTTCATCGAGTGTTCCGTTTTCACTGGTTTGTAGTTACGACGATGGCACTGCACCGAATGGATGCATCGGGCTTGAAAAAAAGTTTGGCATGTATATTGCTCCACAGAAAAGTAACACACAGAACATTACAGACTCTTGCGGTCGCAGGTCCCGCGTCCCGCTCAGCATAAAGATGTAATAGGCCACAGCAAATACGGCCAAGCAGTATCTGAAAGAACCCGTTAACACCGATGTTTTCAAACCCTGCGCACTACCAATGTGCGGGCTACGGGAAGCTTTTGCCTAAAGAAAATCACGATTCTGACAATTGTTCAATGAGAGGGCTGGCTAATGAAGCGGAAGTATCTGAGTAGTGCGGTAGTGGCAATCATCACCAGCGGTGCGGTGGCACCGGTACAGCCGGTGTTTGCGGAAGAACTTGAGGAAGTGGCTGTCACGGGGGTTCGGGGGAAGCCGCGTTCGGTATCGGATTCTCCGGTACCGGTGGATGTATTTGGTAGCGAGGCCCTGCAATCGGTGTCCTTTACCGATACCAACGACATAATGAAGACGCTGGTGCCTTCCTATAACGTGACGCGCCAACCGATCAGCGACGGCGGCACATTTATTCGTCCGGCCCAATTGCGGGGCATGCCTACGGATAAAACCCTGGTACTGGTTAACTCCAAGCGCCGCCATCGCGCGGCGCTGGTGCAAATTGGCGGCTCCGGTACCCAGGGACCGGACATTGCCACCATCCCGAGCTCTGCGCTGAAGTCTGTGGAGGTTCTGCGCGATGGCGCAGCGGCGCAATATGGTTCTGACGCCATTGCCGGGGTAATCAACTTTATCCTGAAAGATAATCCAGACGGCGGTTCCTTCAGTGTGCAAGCCGGTGAGTACTCGGAAGGTGACGGCTTCCAGACGACGGCCACCGGTAATGTGGGTATGCCCATCGGCGAAGACGGTTTCTTCAGCCTCTCCGGTGAGATGTCCCAATCAGACTTTACCTCGCGCTCAGAGCAGTACTGTGAAGACTGGTTCTGCCTGGCTGATCAGGATCCTGAGTTCATCGAGGCCGCGAAAAATGCTTCCCTGGAGGGCGATGTTGTACAGCCCTGGGGGCGACCCAATTCGGAAGGTGCGCGACTCTTCTTTAATGCAGGCTATGATCTCGGCGATGGAAAAGAGCTCTACGCATTTGGTAATTATTCAGAAAGTGAAGCGGATGGTAGTTTCTACTATCGCTACCCGGGTAATGGCACCATTGAGGACCTGCGAGAGGAAGATGGCTCCATTTACAGCCCGCTGGAAAAATTCCCGGGCGGCTTTACACCGCGCTTTTTCGGTGAGGTGACCGACTACTCGCTGGTGAGTGGCCTGAAAGGCGAGCTGCTTTCGGGCATGCTGTACGACTTTAGTGCACGCTATGGATACAGCGAAGTCGCCTATACCCTGAAAAATACTGTCAATCCGTCAATGGGGCCCGATAGCCCAACCTCGTTCAAGCCTGGCACACTGGCCAACGAAGAGATTCAGTTGCAGGCCGATTTCTCCAAAGAACTCGATTGGGGTATGGCCGCTCCAGTGGTTGCCGCTTTCGGCCTGAGTTATATGGACGAATCCTATGACCTGGCCGGTGGCGATGAAGCTTCCTATGCGGCCGGTCCCTACGCGACGCAGGATCCCTGGGCGTTCTGTGACGGCGACATCCCCACCGCTGCAGGTCTGGCGGTGATCGCGGGTGGTTCTACCCTGAATTGTGCCGATGAAAATGATCCAATCTATACCGTTGTTGGCGTTGGCTCTAACGGATTCCCTGGGTACTCGCCGGAATATTCTGGCAGCTATTCTCGCGACTCCTACGCGGTATACGGTGACCTGAGTAGCGATGTAACTGACCGGCTATTTCTACAGGCGGCGATCCGCTACGAAGATTATTCCGATTTTGATGCCGAACTGGTGGGCAAGCTCGCCATGCAATACGATCTGACAGAAAATATCGGTCTTCGCTCGTCGATTGGTACCGGTTTCCGTGCACCAACTCCGGGCCAGCAGGGCACCACAAACGTATCCACGCGGCTACCTAATGGCTTCCCGGTTGCCACCGGCTTGTTCCCCGCCAGCAGTTCTGTTGCACAGGCACTGGGTGCCGATGCACTGAAACCGGAAACCTCTACCAACTTTACCTTTGGCTTTACCGCCGATTTCGATGCCCTTTCGATGACGGTGGACTTCTATCGTATTGATGTTGACGATCGCACCTATGCAATCTCAACCCTGGACGTATCTGCGGATAGCTCGACTGGTAGCGCCTATGGCAACTACCTCGCTCTGGTTGACGCCGGCGTTGTCGGTGCGGAATCCATCGGTGGGGTTTTCTACTTTACCAATGCGTTCGATACCCGCACCCAGGGCGTGGATGTAGTTGCCACCTATCCACTCAGCTGGTCCGATACCAGTGTGACCAACCTTACCGCCTCGTTTAACTACAACAAGTCGGAATTTGCCTCTGACCCCAGCGAGTATCTCAACGAAGAAGATGAGTTTGACTTTGAAAACTTCCAGCCGAAACTGCGTGGCGCAGTGACTGCAATGCACGATGTTGGACCGCTGTCCCTGATGGCGCGGGCCAATTGGTATGGCAGCTATGAGAACTTCCAGGCGGGTAACGTTCAGGAATACGACCCGTTGGTTCAGGTCGATCTGGAAGGGCGTTACAACATTACCGAGATGACCAATGTGAGTGTCGGTGGACGCAATGTCTTCGACAAGTACCCGGAAAAAGACCAGCTAGGTGACTACTGTTGTGGTGCGATATACGCGTCGGACACGGTAGTCGACTGGCAGGGTAGCTTCTACTACATGAGCCTGAATCACAATTTCTAAATAGCAGTGTCTTCTGCAAGTTTGGATCCCCGCTTCGGCGGGGATTTTTTATGCCCTGATGAAACGTGAACCAGTGCGAGCCGGAACGGCAGTCACAAAAAAGGCCAGCGAATGCTGGCCAGTGGAGCGACTGCAAATTTGGCGTTGTGAATCAGCTCATACGGTGCAGTACCTTGGGTAGTGCCGAGGTATACTGCTGTACGTCTTCGATATACCCCATACTGACACGAGACCAGTTGGTGTAGTCCCGGTAAATGCCGCGGATAAGTACATTTTCTTTTGCCATCTCCTCACGGAAGGTCTCTGCGTTCAGGTCTCCCAGATTCACGAACATGAAGTTGGTGACGGAGGGCAACGCCGTCAGGCCGTTTTCCTTCACTGCGGCGCTGACCATTTCTCTAGCCTCTTTCACTTTGGCGCGAGAGTAGTCCATAAACGTGTGATCTTCATAGCTCGCGATGGCGGCAGCCAGGCCTGCCTGATTCAGTCCATACCAGCCGATACCAAAGCGCTCCATTTCCGCGATTTTTTCTGGCTGGGCAATCAGGTAGCCCACACGCATGCCGGCGAGGCCGTAAATCTTGGAAAAGGTGCGCGCGACGATGACGTCGTGTCCCTGTTTGATCAGTGGGATAACGGTGTTGGCATCGCTGTTATCGGTCAGCTCGTTGTACGCTTCGTCGGCGAGTACCGTGCACTTTTTAGAAGCCTTGATGCAGAAGTTTCGCATCGCCACAGGATCTATCAGCATCCCTGTCGGGTTATTCGGGTTGGTGACCTGGACCATGGAGATTGAGTCGTCGATCGCCGCGTACATGGCGTCGAGGTCGATAGCGAGTGATTCCAGCTTGGGAAGC
It includes:
- a CDS encoding TonB-dependent receptor plug domain-containing protein, yielding MKRKYLSSAVVAIITSGAVAPVQPVFAEELEEVAVTGVRGKPRSVSDSPVPVDVFGSEALQSVSFTDTNDIMKTLVPSYNVTRQPISDGGTFIRPAQLRGMPTDKTLVLVNSKRRHRAALVQIGGSGTQGPDIATIPSSALKSVEVLRDGAAAQYGSDAIAGVINFILKDNPDGGSFSVQAGEYSEGDGFQTTATGNVGMPIGEDGFFSLSGEMSQSDFTSRSEQYCEDWFCLADQDPEFIEAAKNASLEGDVVQPWGRPNSEGARLFFNAGYDLGDGKELYAFGNYSESEADGSFYYRYPGNGTIEDLREEDGSIYSPLEKFPGGFTPRFFGEVTDYSLVSGLKGELLSGMLYDFSARYGYSEVAYTLKNTVNPSMGPDSPTSFKPGTLANEEIQLQADFSKELDWGMAAPVVAAFGLSYMDESYDLAGGDEASYAAGPYATQDPWAFCDGDIPTAAGLAVIAGGSTLNCADENDPIYTVVGVGSNGFPGYSPEYSGSYSRDSYAVYGDLSSDVTDRLFLQAAIRYEDYSDFDAELVGKLAMQYDLTENIGLRSSIGTGFRAPTPGQQGTTNVSTRLPNGFPVATGLFPASSSVAQALGADALKPETSTNFTFGFTADFDALSMTVDFYRIDVDDRTYAISTLDVSADSSTGSAYGNYLALVDAGVVGAESIGGVFYFTNAFDTRTQGVDVVATYPLSWSDTSVTNLTASFNYNKSEFASDPSEYLNEEDEFDFENFQPKLRGAVTAMHDVGPLSLMARANWYGSYENFQAGNVQEYDPLVQVDLEGRYNITEMTNVSVGGRNVFDKYPEKDQLGDYCCGAIYASDTVVDWQGSFYYMSLNHNF
- a CDS encoding pyridoxal phosphate-dependent aminotransferase produces the protein MNKSLSRRMFLQGTTAAFSAASISGLASSASAKEISRPTPLYGPPPGVAKLNANENPYGPSPAALKAMMEASQKGAYYVYDSVMRLKTMIAERHGLTPDHIALGSGSSAGLVAAAIVAGRKGSILGPDLFWDTTARVVEIQDIGEIKRLPKLESLAIDLDAMYAAIDDSISMVQVTNPNNPTGMLIDPVAMRNFCIKASKKCTVLADEAYNELTDNSDANTVIPLIKQGHDVIVARTFSKIYGLAGMRVGYLIAQPEKIAEMERFGIGWYGLNQAGLAAAIASYEDHTFMDYSRAKVKEAREMVSAAVKENGLTALPSVTNFMFVNLGDLNAETFREEMAKENVLIRGIYRDYTNWSRVSMGYIEDVQQYTSALPKVLHRMS